In Nostoc sp. UHCC 0926, a single genomic region encodes these proteins:
- a CDS encoding type II toxin-antitoxin system VapC family toxin has protein sequence MSQYVLDASIAIKWFIPEVYSDAARRLVASNHTFLVPDFFFPEVGNVLWKRVRRGEDTAENARQILADLNAVPVEVYLSQPLMPLALDIALQTDRAVYDSLYLALAITQQCQMVTADEKFYNALRTSAYISNLLWVENI, from the coding sequence GTGAGTCAGTATGTTTTAGATGCTAGCATTGCTATAAAGTGGTTCATCCCTGAAGTCTACTCTGATGCAGCTAGGCGTTTAGTAGCAAGTAATCATACTTTCTTAGTTCCAGATTTTTTCTTCCCAGAAGTGGGAAACGTCTTGTGGAAACGAGTCCGTCGTGGTGAAGACACGGCTGAAAATGCAAGACAAATATTAGCAGATTTAAATGCAGTTCCTGTAGAGGTGTACTTATCTCAACCTTTAATGCCACTTGCTTTAGATATTGCCCTTCAGACAGATCGTGCAGTGTATGACAGTTTATACTTAGCCCTTGCTATTACTCAACAATGCCAGATGGTAACAGCAGACGAAAAATTTTACAACGCACTCAGAACCAGTGCTTACATCAGTAATCTTTTATGGGTGGAGAATATTTAA
- a CDS encoding Uma2 family endonuclease: MTSATDPSTALTPFPDHTQLPESDGTFVKNFQEYPQSILLTDSIKPILQKRHPDGQYCIGQDSGIYWRMTDPPEKGAEAPDWFYVGNVPPTLNGQTRRSYVLWREFIAPLIALEFVSGDGSEERDKTPWKGKFWIYEQVIRPPFYGIYEVNKANVEVYELIGGQYQLLTANERGHYPIHPLGVELGLWQGQYQNMELPWLRWWDSQGNLLLTGEERADRLTAQLRSLGVEPEA; encoded by the coding sequence ATGACCTCTGCAACCGATCCATCCACCGCCCTCACACCGTTCCCAGACCATACGCAGCTACCAGAGTCTGACGGTACTTTCGTGAAAAACTTTCAAGAATATCCCCAAAGCATTCTCCTAACAGACTCGATTAAACCGATATTGCAAAAACGTCATCCTGATGGGCAATACTGTATAGGTCAAGATAGCGGTATCTACTGGCGGATGACTGACCCCCCAGAAAAAGGTGCAGAAGCACCAGACTGGTTCTATGTAGGGAATGTACCACCTACTCTGAATGGGCAAACGCGCAGGTCTTATGTACTATGGCGAGAGTTTATTGCCCCATTGATTGCATTAGAATTTGTCTCTGGGGATGGTAGTGAGGAGCGAGATAAAACTCCTTGGAAGGGGAAATTTTGGATTTATGAGCAGGTGATTCGTCCTCCCTTCTACGGCATTTATGAAGTGAATAAAGCCAATGTGGAAGTTTATGAATTAATTGGTGGACAATATCAGTTATTAACAGCAAATGAACGTGGGCATTATCCTATACATCCTTTAGGGGTTGAGTTAGGTCTATGGCAGGGACAATATCAGAATATGGAATTACCTTGGCTACGCTGGTGGGATTCGCAAGGTAATTTGTTGTTGACTGGTGAGGAAAGAGCCGATCGCTTAACTGCTCAATTGCGATCGCTTGGTGTTGAACCAGAAGCGTAG
- a CDS encoding CO2 hydration protein: MVTIKKKATHNPLAEYIERLQKGEALLPDNPENVLEVVGILKSYGVVLDAYSKNLNYIAEHQFLVFFPFFKYFNGEVSFQKLFRHWWHDRINFEYAEYCMKAMMWHGGGGLDTYLDTKEFKERAQAVIGAKFKNNPLVPGINQLFPDFLTEHLRVSAYYTGLGQFWRVMADMFLSLSDCYDQGEIKSIPQVVDHIKTALVANASNPITYAVKIRDEVYEIIPKSVGLTFLADTAIPYVEAVFFRGTPFHGTVSYNAQGSQIPPDQSRFQYGALYADPLPIGGAGIPPTMLMQDMRHYLPEYLHEIYRRSLRGEDDLRVQICMSFQKSMFCVTTATILGLMPYPLDTKDPNEEKGNRVYLEKWMDRLQTSRLLDVNK; this comes from the coding sequence ATGGTAACTATTAAAAAGAAAGCGACTCACAATCCCTTAGCTGAGTATATTGAACGTCTACAAAAAGGAGAAGCATTACTCCCCGATAACCCAGAGAATGTGCTGGAAGTTGTTGGTATTCTTAAAAGCTATGGCGTAGTTTTAGATGCCTACTCAAAAAATCTTAACTATATTGCCGAGCATCAGTTTTTAGTATTTTTCCCATTTTTTAAATACTTTAATGGAGAGGTTTCTTTTCAGAAATTATTCCGTCACTGGTGGCATGACCGGATTAATTTTGAATATGCCGAGTATTGTATGAAAGCCATGATGTGGCACGGTGGCGGCGGACTAGATACATATTTAGATACAAAAGAATTTAAAGAAAGAGCGCAAGCTGTTATCGGCGCAAAATTTAAAAATAATCCCTTAGTTCCGGGTATTAACCAACTGTTTCCAGATTTCTTAACAGAACACTTGCGCGTCTCTGCTTACTACACTGGTTTAGGTCAATTCTGGCGAGTAATGGCTGATATGTTCCTCAGCTTATCAGACTGCTACGACCAAGGTGAAATCAAATCGATTCCCCAAGTTGTAGACCACATTAAAACAGCCTTAGTGGCAAATGCATCAAACCCAATTACCTACGCCGTAAAAATTCGGGATGAAGTCTATGAAATCATTCCCAAAAGCGTTGGTTTGACCTTCTTAGCAGATACAGCAATACCTTATGTAGAGGCAGTATTCTTCCGGGGAACTCCTTTCCACGGTACTGTTTCATATAACGCCCAAGGATCTCAAATTCCCCCAGATCAAAGTCGATTTCAATATGGCGCATTGTATGCCGATCCTTTACCCATAGGCGGCGCCGGTATTCCTCCCACCATGTTGATGCAGGATATGCGTCATTATCTTCCAGAGTATTTGCACGAAATTTATCGTCGTAGTCTTCGGGGTGAAGATGATTTGCGAGTCCAAATTTGCATGAGTTTCCAAAAATCGATGTTTTGCGTAACGACAGCAACGATTTTGGGACTGATGCCTTATCCTTTGGATACTAAAGATCCAAATGAGGAAAAAGGTAATCGAGTTTATTTAGAGAAGTGGATGGATCGGTTACAAACTTCGCGGTTGTTGGATGTCAATAAATAA
- a CDS encoding NAD(P)H-quinone oxidoreductase subunit F has protein sequence MNQFLFSTSWFVPLYSLLGAILTLPWGIGIIQRTGPRPAAYINLLTTVLAFGHSLFVFKNIWDREPEKLLVPWFKAADLDLSFTLELSAVSIGATVLITGLSLLAQVYALGYMEKDWSLARFFGLLGFFEAALSGLAISDSLFLSYALLEVLTLSTYLLVGFWYAQPLVVTAARDAFLTKRVGDLLLLMGVVTLSTLAGSLNFSDLYEWAQTANLSPMTSALLGLALIAGPAGKCAQFPLHLWLDEAMEGPNPASVMRNSLVVAGGAYLLYKLQPLLALSPVALNVLVVMGTVTAIGATLVSIAQIDIKRSLSHSTSAYMGLVFLAVGLQQGGVALMLLLTHAIAKALLFMSSGSVILTTQSQDLTEMGGLWSRMPATTTAFIVGSAGMVTLLPLGGFWAMLAWADGFVNISPWVIGVLLLVNGLTALNLTRVFRLVFWGKPQQKTRRTPEVAWQMALPMVILTVLTLLLPLMLQQWYLLPDWESINWYVALALFASTAVGIGVGCTVYLHKAWSRSTILAWRFLQDLLGYDFYIDRVYRVTVVGAVALLSKISAWSDRYLVDGLVNLVGFATILGGQTLKYSISGQSQGYMLTILAVVSVLGFFISWSSGLLDKLPF, from the coding sequence ATGAATCAATTTCTATTTTCAACAAGTTGGTTTGTGCCTTTATATAGCTTATTGGGCGCAATTTTGACGTTGCCGTGGGGAATAGGAATAATTCAGCGAACAGGGCCAAGACCTGCGGCATACATAAACTTGTTGACGACGGTTTTGGCTTTTGGCCATAGCTTGTTTGTATTTAAAAATATATGGGATAGAGAACCAGAAAAGTTACTGGTGCCCTGGTTCAAAGCTGCGGATTTAGACTTATCTTTTACCTTGGAACTCTCAGCAGTCAGCATTGGGGCAACAGTTTTAATTACAGGGTTAAGCTTACTGGCACAAGTTTACGCTCTGGGTTACATGGAAAAAGACTGGTCGTTGGCGCGTTTTTTTGGGCTGCTGGGATTTTTTGAAGCAGCGCTGAGTGGTCTAGCAATCAGTGATTCTTTGTTTCTTAGCTATGCCCTATTGGAAGTCCTAACACTTTCGACTTACTTGTTGGTGGGGTTCTGGTATGCTCAACCGCTAGTAGTTACAGCGGCGCGGGATGCGTTTTTAACCAAACGGGTGGGAGACTTGTTGCTGCTGATGGGTGTGGTGACGCTTTCCACCCTAGCCGGCAGTTTGAACTTTTCAGATTTATATGAGTGGGCGCAAACAGCTAATTTAAGCCCAATGACATCAGCATTGTTGGGGTTGGCGTTAATTGCTGGGCCTGCTGGTAAATGTGCCCAATTTCCATTGCACCTGTGGTTAGATGAGGCAATGGAAGGGCCCAATCCCGCATCGGTAATGCGAAACTCGCTGGTAGTAGCTGGTGGTGCTTATTTACTGTATAAACTGCAACCATTGTTAGCCCTGTCGCCAGTTGCCTTGAATGTATTGGTAGTCATGGGCACGGTGACAGCGATTGGGGCAACATTAGTATCCATAGCTCAAATTGACATTAAACGATCGCTATCTCATTCCACCAGTGCATACATGGGCTTAGTGTTTTTGGCGGTGGGGTTGCAGCAAGGGGGTGTAGCCTTGATGTTGCTGTTAACTCATGCGATCGCTAAAGCATTATTATTTATGAGTTCTGGTTCAGTAATTTTGACTACCCAAAGCCAAGACTTGACAGAAATGGGCGGTCTGTGGTCACGGATGCCAGCCACTACCACTGCCTTTATTGTCGGTTCTGCGGGCATGGTAACACTGCTACCATTGGGAGGCTTCTGGGCAATGCTAGCATGGGCTGACGGTTTCGTGAATATTAGCCCTTGGGTGATTGGGGTTTTATTATTGGTCAATGGCTTGACAGCATTGAACTTGACCAGAGTTTTCAGATTAGTCTTCTGGGGGAAACCGCAACAGAAAACCCGTCGTACCCCAGAAGTTGCTTGGCAGATGGCCTTGCCAATGGTGATTCTCACAGTGCTGACTTTGCTTTTGCCTTTGATGCTACAGCAATGGTACTTACTACCAGATTGGGAAAGTATTAATTGGTATGTGGCGTTAGCGTTGTTTGCTTCTACTGCGGTGGGTATAGGTGTAGGGTGTACAGTTTATCTGCATAAAGCTTGGTCAAGATCCACAATCTTGGCGTGGAGATTTCTGCAAGACTTGTTAGGTTATGATTTTTATATTGACCGAGTTTATCGTGTAACTGTGGTAGGTGCAGTAGCACTGCTATCTAAAATTTCTGCTTGGAGCGATCGCTATTTAGTCGATGGTCTAGTAAACTTGGTTGGGTTTGCGACAATTCTCGGCGGACAAACTTTAAAATACAGCATTTCTGGGCAATCTCAGGGCTATATGTTGACCATCCTAGCAGTTGTCAGCGTCCTGGGTTTTTTCATCAGCTGGTCATCGGGTTTACTAGATAAATTGCCTTTTTAA
- a CDS encoding FitA-like ribbon-helix-helix domain-containing protein yields the protein MAQILVEDLDPIILEKLETLAKQHGRSLQEELKQILQQAAEKVTHYHTGGDMEKAREAVAHAQVRYTGRIFSDSTELLREDRER from the coding sequence ATGGCTCAAATCTTAGTTGAAGATTTAGACCCCATTATTCTAGAAAAGCTAGAAACTCTTGCCAAACAACATGGTAGGTCTTTGCAAGAGGAACTAAAGCAGATCCTACAACAAGCGGCTGAAAAAGTGACACACTATCACACTGGCGGCGACATGGAAAAAGCCAGAGAAGCTGTAGCACACGCTCAAGTTAGATATACAGGAAGAATTTTCAGTGATAGTACTGAACTTCTCCGCGAGGATAGAGAACGGTGA
- a CDS encoding NADH-quinone oxidoreductase subunit M, giving the protein MLSVLILVPLIGAALIGFSPSGISGKFARGVALVFASIAFLWTIVLAIQFHPGEITQQFAESLPWVDVLGLNYNLGIDGLSLPLLVLNGLLTCIAIYSSDESLQRPKFYYFLILLLSAGVTGAFLAQDLLLFFLFYELELIPLYLLIAIWGGAKRGYAATKFLIYTAVSGILILASFLGMVWLSGSSNFALATLNTTTLPLATQLLLLAGILVGFGIKIPLVPFHTWLPDAHVEASTPISVLLAGVLLKLGTYGLLRFGMNLLPEAWAYVAPWLATWAVVSVLYGASCAIAQTDMKKMVAYSSIGHMGYILLAAAAATPLSVLGAVMQMISHGMISAMLFLLVGVVYKKAGSRDLEVLQGLLNPERGMPVIGSLIVVGVMASAGIPGMVGFISEFIVFRGSFPVFPVQTLLCMIGTGLTAVYFLILLNRAFFGRLSAQVINLPRVYWSDRAPAAILAVLIVIFGIQPGWLVRWSEPTITGMVNSQNVVVAVSLDKAMGTGD; this is encoded by the coding sequence ATGCTTAGTGTTTTAATTTTAGTGCCGTTAATCGGTGCAGCTTTAATTGGTTTCTCACCCTCTGGTATCAGTGGTAAATTTGCCCGTGGGGTGGCTTTAGTGTTTGCCAGTATTGCTTTCTTGTGGACAATCGTACTAGCAATTCAGTTCCATCCAGGGGAAATCACTCAACAGTTTGCCGAGTCTCTCCCTTGGGTAGATGTTTTAGGCTTGAACTATAATCTTGGGATAGATGGTTTATCTTTGCCGTTGCTGGTTTTGAATGGATTGTTAACTTGCATTGCCATCTACAGCAGCGATGAATCTTTACAGCGCCCTAAATTTTATTACTTTTTGATCCTATTATTAAGCGCTGGGGTGACTGGAGCCTTTCTGGCACAGGATTTACTGCTATTTTTCCTGTTTTACGAATTGGAACTAATCCCGCTATATCTGTTGATAGCTATTTGGGGTGGAGCCAAGCGGGGTTATGCGGCAACAAAATTTCTCATTTATACCGCCGTTTCTGGAATCTTGATTTTGGCAAGTTTCCTCGGCATGGTTTGGCTGAGTGGTTCCTCTAACTTTGCACTAGCAACCTTGAACACTACGACTCTACCTTTAGCGACACAGCTTTTACTGCTAGCGGGGATTTTGGTAGGTTTCGGGATTAAAATTCCCTTAGTTCCCTTTCATACTTGGTTGCCAGATGCTCACGTTGAAGCTTCCACACCAATTTCTGTGCTGTTGGCTGGGGTGTTGTTGAAGTTGGGAACTTACGGCTTACTGCGGTTTGGCATGAATTTGTTACCAGAAGCTTGGGCTTATGTGGCTCCTTGGTTAGCGACTTGGGCAGTAGTGAGTGTACTGTATGGTGCATCCTGCGCGATCGCCCAAACCGATATGAAAAAAATGGTGGCATACAGTTCTATTGGACACATGGGCTACATACTTTTAGCGGCGGCGGCGGCTACACCATTAAGCGTGTTGGGTGCTGTTATGCAGATGATTAGCCACGGTATGATTTCCGCCATGCTGTTTTTGCTGGTAGGGGTTGTGTATAAAAAAGCCGGAAGCCGGGATTTAGAAGTCTTGCAAGGACTACTGAACCCAGAACGGGGTATGCCCGTAATTGGTAGCTTGATTGTTGTGGGAGTCATGGCCAGCGCTGGTATACCGGGAATGGTCGGGTTTATTTCCGAATTCATCGTTTTTCGGGGGAGTTTCCCAGTTTTTCCAGTGCAAACCTTGCTATGCATGATTGGTACAGGCTTAACTGCGGTTTACTTTCTAATACTTCTCAACCGCGCCTTTTTTGGACGCCTGTCTGCACAAGTTATCAACTTGCCTCGGGTGTATTGGAGCGATCGCGCCCCAGCTGCAATTTTAGCTGTGCTGATTGTGATTTTCGGCATTCAACCTGGTTGGTTAGTGCGCTGGAGTGAACCAACAATTACAGGAATGGTAAATAGCCAAAACGTAGTAGTAGCAGTGTCCTTGGATAAAGCAATGGGGACTGGGGATTAG